The proteins below are encoded in one region of Paenibacillus sp. YYML68:
- a CDS encoding VanZ family protein, translating into MRQKRMKRSGARLWLYGAPLLIWLLVIFMMSAQPYTKQDLKPWIKQHLSEPVMKEHLGQVEVKYGGRTISVEKNGAAGFVEFVIRKGAHLLVYMLLGMMMYRLLAYVLQGRSTYVPISLALVLCSLYAVSDEWHQRYTVSRTPMVADVLVDVCGAALGIGTAWLFMYGKRGRREVT; encoded by the coding sequence TTGAGACAAAAACGAATGAAGCGAAGCGGCGCGAGGCTCTGGCTGTACGGGGCGCCGCTTCTGATCTGGCTGCTCGTCATCTTCATGATGTCAGCGCAGCCGTATACGAAGCAGGACTTGAAGCCTTGGATTAAGCAACACCTGTCTGAGCCTGTGATGAAGGAGCATCTCGGGCAAGTGGAAGTGAAGTATGGTGGCCGCACGATCAGTGTGGAGAAGAACGGGGCGGCGGGCTTTGTAGAATTTGTCATCCGCAAGGGTGCGCATCTGCTCGTATATATGCTACTGGGCATGATGATGTATCGGCTGCTTGCGTACGTGCTGCAAGGACGGAGTACGTATGTGCCGATCAGTCTTGCGCTCGTCCTGTGCTCGCTGTATGCGGTGTCGGATGAGTGGCATCAGCGCTACACCGTATCGAGAACGCCGATGGTCGCGGATGTGCTGGTTGATGTATGTGGTGCAGCGCTCGGTATAGGGACAGCTTGGTTGTTCATGTATGGGAAGCGGGGAAGGAGAGAGGTGACTTGA
- a CDS encoding sugar phosphate nucleotidyltransferase yields MKLILLSGGSGKRLWPLSNDARSKQFLKVLDNETGDKESMVQRVWRQLEHVGLAQDACVTTGKGQVEMIVSQLGSLVPVVVEPARRDTFPAIALAATYLYSILGVSLQEVIAVLPVDPYVEDDFFLRVKELETIVEQSDADLALIGIKPTYPSEKYGYIVPKLEEADASSTYVRVSHFKEKPREEEAKSLLEANALWNGGVFAFKLDYIINLLMAKGLPIQYEELLKQFDSLPKISFDYEVVEKASNIVATPYEGYWKDLGTWNTLTEEMGVSIMGSGILCEQSTNSHIVNELDIPVTVLGVPNVVVAVSPDGILVSDKAASPRLKDMINHIEQRPMYEERRWGEYKVMDYHKLGEGQELLTRKMRVTAGNSLSYHMHRNRSECWTIVAGHGEFILNNVFMQVKEGDMLQIPAGTLHSIRALTDLEWIEVQMGKQVNDGDIVRLFMNWEEIELHCRSVR; encoded by the coding sequence ATGAAGCTAATTCTACTATCCGGCGGCTCGGGTAAGCGCCTGTGGCCCCTATCTAACGATGCAAGATCGAAGCAGTTCCTGAAGGTGCTGGACAACGAGACCGGAGATAAAGAATCGATGGTGCAGCGAGTATGGCGGCAGCTGGAACATGTTGGCCTCGCTCAGGATGCATGTGTGACAACGGGCAAAGGTCAAGTGGAAATGATCGTATCGCAGCTCGGCTCCCTCGTGCCTGTCGTCGTGGAGCCTGCTCGTCGGGATACGTTCCCAGCGATCGCGCTTGCAGCGACGTATCTGTACTCGATTCTTGGTGTCAGTCTTCAGGAGGTCATCGCGGTGCTTCCGGTTGACCCATACGTCGAGGATGATTTCTTCCTGCGCGTGAAGGAGCTGGAGACGATCGTCGAGCAGTCTGATGCTGATCTTGCACTTATTGGCATTAAGCCAACGTATCCATCGGAGAAGTACGGCTATATTGTACCGAAGCTCGAGGAAGCTGACGCGAGCAGCACTTATGTACGTGTCAGTCACTTCAAGGAGAAGCCCCGCGAGGAAGAAGCGAAGTCGCTGCTTGAGGCGAATGCGCTTTGGAACGGCGGGGTTTTTGCATTCAAGCTGGACTATATTATCAATCTGTTAATGGCCAAGGGTCTTCCGATTCAATATGAGGAGCTGCTGAAGCAGTTCGACAGCTTGCCGAAGATTAGCTTCGATTACGAGGTGGTCGAGAAGGCGAGCAACATTGTAGCGACTCCGTATGAAGGCTACTGGAAGGATCTGGGTACCTGGAATACGCTGACTGAGGAGATGGGCGTAAGTATTATGGGCTCCGGCATCCTGTGCGAGCAATCGACTAATTCTCATATCGTGAATGAGCTGGATATTCCAGTTACAGTGCTCGGCGTGCCGAATGTAGTGGTGGCCGTCAGTCCGGACGGCATTCTCGTCAGTGATAAAGCCGCAAGCCCGAGGCTCAAGGATATGATCAACCATATCGAGCAGCGCCCGATGTATGAGGAGCGCCGCTGGGGTGAATACAAGGTGATGGATTACCACAAGCTGGGTGAAGGTCAGGAGCTGCTGACGCGTAAGATGCGCGTGACAGCTGGCAACTCGCTGAGCTACCATATGCACCGCAACCGTAGTGAATGCTGGACGATCGTAGCCGGGCATGGGGAGTTCATACTGAACAACGTGTTCATGCAGGTGAAGGAAGGCGACATGCTGCAGATTCCGGCAGGCACCCTCCACAGCATACGCGCACTGACCGATCTGGAATGGATTGAGGTCCAAATGGGCAAACAGGTTAATGACGGAGACATCGTGCGCCTGTTCATGAACTGGGAAGAGATCGAACTGCATTGCCGCTCCGTGAGGTAA
- a CDS encoding helix-turn-helix domain-containing protein, translating into MIGKRIQYYRNMKRLSLTELAYRAGVAKSYLSSIERNIQSNPSVDFLNKICKALGIDISVLIKDTDHEAAQVASLDQEWLRLAQEVQASGMSVEEVRQVLSQYR; encoded by the coding sequence ATGATAGGTAAGCGTATACAGTATTACCGGAACATGAAGCGACTCTCGCTCACGGAGCTGGCGTACCGGGCTGGCGTGGCGAAGTCTTACTTAAGCTCGATTGAGCGTAATATTCAGAGCAATCCTTCAGTTGATTTTCTTAATAAAATCTGTAAAGCGCTCGGAATTGACATCTCGGTTCTGATTAAGGATACGGACCACGAGGCAGCACAAGTGGCGAGTCTGGACCAAGAGTGGCTGAGGCTTGCTCAGGAGGTTCAGGCGTCAGGGATGAGTGTGGAGGAAGTGCGGCAGGTGTTGAGTCAGTATAGGTAA
- a CDS encoding metallophosphoesterase, with amino-acid sequence MEWIIGAALGALASVYVLFILPTQWLKIERVQRPLGLGIKVLQLSDLHVERLRITPRQLARVIASERPDYLFLTGDYTELEHQLLPLDRYLEAVQQSGVPAYAVLGNHDHHLRKLTNLIKLLQSRGIVVLRNEAVQLPGFQLIGIDDFGSGKARVLKAFHSVHAERPRVVITHDPNIVLHLTERYDYLMAGHLHGKQINVPFLYRIRPMGKLPASGIYKGLHHSPQGHYYISKGLGQTGVNARLFVRSEVTVHEL; translated from the coding sequence ATGGAGTGGATTATCGGAGCTGCATTAGGCGCACTGGCAAGCGTCTATGTGCTATTCATCTTGCCTACACAATGGCTGAAGATCGAGCGCGTGCAGCGCCCTCTCGGACTCGGCATCAAGGTGCTGCAGCTGAGCGACCTGCACGTCGAACGGCTGCGCATAACGCCTCGTCAGCTTGCCCGCGTTATCGCGAGTGAGAGGCCGGACTACTTGTTCCTGACCGGCGACTATACGGAGCTCGAGCACCAGCTGCTGCCGCTGGACCGGTACCTTGAGGCAGTGCAGCAGAGCGGCGTGCCCGCCTATGCAGTACTCGGCAACCATGACCATCACCTGCGCAAGCTGACGAACCTGATCAAGCTGCTGCAATCGCGGGGCATCGTCGTGCTGCGCAACGAAGCGGTGCAGCTGCCCGGCTTCCAGCTCATCGGCATTGACGACTTCGGTAGCGGCAAGGCCCGCGTCTTGAAGGCGTTCCACTCCGTCCACGCCGAGCGCCCTCGCGTCGTCATCACTCACGATCCGAATATCGTGCTCCATCTGACTGAGCGCTACGATTACTTGATGGCCGGACACCTGCACGGCAAGCAGATCAACGTCCCGTTCCTGTACCGCATCCGCCCGATGGGCAAGCTGCCAGCGAGCGGAATCTATAAGGGGCTGCATCACAGCCCGCAGGGACATTACTATATATCTAAGGGCCTCGGGCAGACAGGTGTGAATGCCAGGCTGTTCGTGCGGAGCGAGGTGACGGTGCATGAGTTGTGA